In Mycteria americana isolate JAX WOST 10 ecotype Jacksonville Zoo and Gardens chromosome Z, USCA_MyAme_1.0, whole genome shotgun sequence, the sequence AGGCCGGGGCGAGGAGGCTCTGCGCAACCCCGCGACACGGGGAGCCTGTCCCCGGGGGATGGCTCTGCCCCGCGGGCACTCTCGAACCTTCCCCCGAGCCGGAGCAGGCGCGGGACCCCGCCCAGACACGATGCCTGCGTGCCGAGGGCAGCTCCACGACCGCTTCCAGCGGGGCCGCTGGCGCTAGGGCCGCGGACGGGCCTGCCTCCGCTGCCGGCACCGAGCAAGCGGCGCGGACGCTaatggcggcggggcggggaaaGGAAGGTGTAGGCGGCCCTGCCCCACtcccccccggccgggctcccGGCTCTGACAGCCCAGACCCGACTCCCAAACGGTCCACGTGTTACCAGGCTCCGCGCCCCGCACCGACTTCGCGCGGCCGGTGAGGCGGCCGGGGAACGGCGGGTCGGGCCGCCGGGCCCCTCCCTTACCTGGCTTGGCCGGTTTAGGTGGCGGCTTGGACATGACTGGGGCCGGCCCGAGCGCGGACGGGGGAGCGGCGGGACGGCGATCGGCTGTCTGCGAGCGGGCCCGCggtgccgggcggggcggggcgggcggcagcgcaaGCCCTCGCCGGGTACCGGGAGCGgtgcgcggcgggcggcgggcaggaggaggaaggaagggcggtgagagggagggagggaggggtgggtgCTGCGGGCAGCGCCCCCCAGTGGCGGCCGCAGGCGCTCCCCCAGACCCAGGCGGGACCCAGCCAATCCCCGCGCGCGCCGAGGCTCCGCCCCGCCACGCCGCGCCCCTCCcgcgcgggcgcgggcggggcgaggggaaggggaagcgGCCTGAGGAGGCGGCCAAtgggggcgcgcggcggcggcggcggcggggcgctaGAAGCGGTGGGGCTCGCGCCTAAGGgacggcgggcggcggcggggcccggggagcgcgggcgggCACCGGCGGGCAGCGAGTGCCCCGTCCCGGGCGTGTGACAGGAGCTTCGcgccccgcgggggccgccccACCCCGGCGTGCGCGCCTCGGACGGCTCCGTGACTGGGCGTACGAGGTGGGGGCTCCGCCTGCGTGGAAGCCGTCCGGCCAGGACGGTGGCTTCTGGGCACCCTCCCGGCCTCTTTAAGCAGTGGCTACAGATCAGCGTTAACCCCAGAGAGGCCGAAGCGTCGCGGGCTGTCGGGAGAGGTGCGGCGGCCGGCGCGCACTCCCCTTGGCCCCTCCGCCAGCCCAGGCGTGTGGGTTTGGTGCCCGGGAGGGGCGCGTCCGACGCGGGTCTGGCGGTGCCCAGAAGGAAGCCTGCTTCGGCTGTTGCCGTGTGCTGGAGCTTTGCCGCGCTATGCCGTTAGGCGTAGGGGGACAGCGGTTCTATGTTAGGGTCATAATGGGTTTATGTTCTGTTTGAAGATGCGAAGCCGAGCCCAGGTAGGGTAATTTAGGATTTCTGTCTTGCAACATTGGTGACAAGTTTGCCTTTGCAATTTGTGTTACACATTACTCCGGGGGGGAGGAAgaattggtgggtttttttcatcctggTGTTTTTTGCCTTAAGCTGGGATTAACTTTCATACAGACAATGACGCAAATTAGAGTCCAAAGCTCAGCATGTGTGTCCCGATGTTATTTAGTTTGTTACATAGCATTTTTTGTGGGACAAAGGCTAATTCGTTCATCTGAAAACTAACATTCTTCCCCTTGCTCCTCCCCTTTGTTATAACCTTTACTGaagttttttaaagttctttctcCTCAGCACATTATTCGCGCGGCCGGGGAACGGCGGGTCGGGCCGCCGGGCCCCTCCCTTACCTGGCTTGGCCGGTTTAGGTGGCGGCTTGGACATGGCTGGGGCCGTCTTCAGCACTCAGGGTTATTTTTTAAGGTGTTGTTTGTTTTGCCACCACAGGTTCTGTTTACCTCATCTTTTTTATACCATTAATGCTTGAGCTAGTAATTGTGCTTTTCTTTAGTGACTTCTGTGGTATTAATAGTGATAGAACTGAGTCTCTCAGTGTTCCCCCGAAATGATTATAATACTGTCTAAGGTAAAGCAGATTGAAATCTGTGATGTGGCACGTATGTTGCACGGTTTTTGTTAGCATTAGAACAAGCAGTTGAGGTTCTGACAGTagctttacaaaaagaaaaaaaaaggacagaaaataagtCTTACCTCTGATTGGTATTTCTTAATACAAAGCTGCTTTCCGTGTTGCTGAATTAAGAGTTTTCACTGGCTACTATCTTTGACAGTGAAAAGGAAgaactgaggagaaaggaaactATGAAAGTATTGGTTATTGGCCTCGGAGGGTAAGTATTAGCAAATTAAATTTCCTCTACAGCTCAAGACTGGTCTTCCTTTCAGAATGAAGTGATGTTATTTCTATTTATGAATGGATATCTTTTGAGACTAGATTACAAATACAACATATAATTGCCTCATTTTATGGCATGTAACTCTTAAGAAATTGTTCCTGTCTCTGTTGGAGATCTCTAGTACCACCTCTCTCTAACCTCTTTCTTGGCACTGCTAGATTTACTGTCTGACAGCTGTTGGAACCTGCCAGAAAAATTCTAGATGTAGAGAGTATTTAATGTGAATaaattttgggggggttttgggttGTGTCTTTGTGGTTTACCCTAACTGTatggaaatgtgtgtgtgagCTTGTACATATGTTTAAAAGATAGATTTTTGTCTTGATGCcgtttttactgttttctaactCAGTGTAACGAATGGGGGGAAAACAACGCTGGCAGAAAAGCTTAAGAAAATGCTTCCCAACTGTCATATAATCTCTCAGGATGACTTCTTTAAGGTAACAGTATTCATGGAAAGACCTGATAGGTAAAAGTAGGCTTGAGTAGATTTTGGtatcatttcttctcttttcagttaTTCTGttgataaacttttaaaattgatgCTGCTTAAAATAACGGTAACTtcatgagagagagaaataaaacaagcacTGGGGTAACTGAACTTTCAGTGGCCAAAACCACTGAGTATATGCAGCAAGAAGAAGTTTACTGTCTTCTTTGATacccttttaaaataagaaataggtGTATGCTGGATGCATTTTTCAAGATAATTTGTGCTAATGAAGTTAATGATATTGTTCTGTTAACTGTACACCCTGCACATAGAGCAATAGGTAGTTCTTAGTTGcccaaatcaaaacagaaatacaacttTTGCATTGACGTCAGAGTTGTTTGTTAAGGAGGGTGAAGCAGTTCTTATTTCTGAAGTAAAGCTCTAATGAGCTGAAGAGGTACAATTTGGAGAATTTGTTGTTCTAGAATAAATAAAGTGTTTATATTGTATATTAATAGTTCTATACAGCAGTTTAATTTTGAAGATAAATTTAATCAATTGGGATACGAAGGTGTATAACCCTTATGTTTGTAACTGAAGACTAGGTATCTGTGAAAGTGgtcataaaagcataaaatattcaatttttttcccccttcagccaGAGTCTGAAGTAGAAACAGATGAACGTGGATTTAAGCTATATGATGGTCAGTAACTTTGATGCATTGCTTTTGAACATTGTACTGAAACTCTGTTGTGCTGAGCCTCATCGcttcttcccctccacctcctgcccctcttccCATCTGAACAAGGCAGTAAACAAAGATTGTTACCAAGATGGTTGTTTAAGACCAATCCTTTGCTCAGTTTCTCTCAGCTCACTGagacaaataagaaaacttgCTGAACTAGTAAATAGCTCAAGCTAGTGCTtgacctttccttttttctttttaatcttttcctctaTTTCTACAGTTGGGTCTGGTGCAGTAGCAAATGGTACTGTTCAGTTAAGTCTTGGCTTGCAGCACTGGCATAAGCTTAACCTCATCACTCCCTATGtaatgatggatttttttttttcttttcactttgatAATGAACTCACGGGATAACACCACTGAGTCTCTTTCATTGTCATGTTCCAAATCTGCCAAAACTTGGGTCTGATCCTGACACCTTTATTTCATGTCAGATCTCACATagagacaaaatgttttgaagctCATGGTTAATGCTGTCTCAACATGCCAATTCAGTCTTATAAACTTCTAGATCCAGATCCACTTTAGGCCGGTGCTTTGGTTCAGGTCATATCGAGTTGTGAACAGTTGATTATTACCTAATCTCTGTTGATACTTGGTGATCACAAAATGTATTACTCTGCAACACTGGCCAGAACCTTAAACTGTATCTGAAAACTGACTCTGATCAGCTATGCAGTCTTTGTCTCAGCTTCAAGACTTCATGAAACTGGAATGTGAAACTGGAGGGATAAGGTGGACATTCTTGTTCAAATATCTGGGTTTAATGCTGCTCTTAAAAGCATCTCTGCAATGCATTTGCTTTTATGTTATCCAAAGGCTGCCTTCTCTCTACCATTCAGTACTTACTCGATATATTCTTCCATGTCTACAGACAAAAACAGGTGCTACATTGTGCTGTTTTGCTTTATATGCCATCCTCCTTTCAATCCAATCCATCCATCCCCACCCTCCAAATACCTGAATCCCaataaaaacccaaagcaaaaattTTTGAGCGCCCCCTCCCTTCACCTGTGTCAGTGACAATTGACAGAAGGGTGGAGGTGTTGGGGTAAGAAAGTTTTTACAAATTTTGTGGAATAGGAGAGCAGTCCCAGCAGTTTCTATTgtcaagggaaaggctgtgaagtGAGTTCACATGCTTTTTGGTGCCACAGAATTCAGAGAGTCCACACTCACCAGAAGTCCCCCAATCCTGGGGAAAGCTTTAGTTTCAGAGTATCATCAGTTGCAAACATGGAACTACTTATATGCGTGAGAGAGAATTTTGGGGGTAATTGCATTCCCTTTCATTTAGACCTGTATGTAGATTATTTGATTCTTACTGATTAATGTAGGGGTAATtaagggttcttttttttttttttattctctgtgttTAAGGGGTGCCTaactttctgttttcatctaGTACTTGATGCCCTCTATATGGATGAAATGGTGAAAACTATTCGTAATTGGATGAAATGCCCAGCAAGCTCAGGTGTTGTGACAGAAGAGCCACAGAATACATGTGAcaatctgaaaaatacagaagatgtTTATATTTTGATTGTTGAAGGCTTTCTGCTATACAATTATGAGTAAGCAGTAATATGTAACCTGGTATATTAAAAGCTGCCCTAAAAAGGAAGAGGGAACTAAATATATTATTATCTTAGGCCGCTTAATGAACTATGGAATAGAAGATATTTTTTGACCCTTCCTTATAAGGAGTGCAAAAGGAGAAGGAGGTAAGATTATTCAGTTATTGCTCACAGAGGGTCACTGTACTCCCTAACCTGGAGTGGTTCTTTTGTACTAGCTTTTCTTCAGTGCTTGCCAAATGTAAGCTATTAAGATCATCTGTCCTCTGTGATTCCCAGGGAAGACTGTGTGGGTATTTAACCAGCATTAACAAAAGCATGCAGAAATGTGTGGGTTTGGGGCGGAGCAGGGGGCTTGCATTTTAGAGCACAGggatattaaaatgttaaatgttttacaAACACTGAAAAGAGCATTTGTTGTCCAGATAAATTCAGATTACTGACTGCATATTGGAGTTAAACCatgtttaaaatgagaaacagctaaaaaaatattaagcagtCTTATCCTTGGTTGAATACAGCTACATGATGATTATTGTTAAAGTAACAATGTTTATGTCTGTTTTTAGTGTATGCTTCATTTAGACTGTGCATTAGTTGTACCGTATATCTGATTTAGATTATTGAGCCAGTGTCTGACTTGCCTCCAAATTTGGAGCAATACATGCGCACGAAGTCAGAATCTGCTGGCTGAGTGAAGAAATCCTCTATTTGGCTGGCTTTGGTTTATTCTACTTTCTTGGTTTCTCACTAGACTCACCTTTAAAGGACTTCAGCATCCAGGCTGGAAGTGACTAGACAAAACCTCTAGTCCCTTAAAACTTGAGAAATCTGTATAcccaataaaaaaagaaaaaaagtaatttgttttggtaACATTTTCAATACAGCTTAATTTATATGTAAttcctttttcaattaaaaaaatccttttacctCATCTTAAATCTAATTTGATCGGCAGAAATAGGTAAGTTAGCAAGAGTTCATATCACAGATTATATTAAAACAAAGGAGCCTCCTTTGCTTGAACAGTTATGCAGCCTGCCagcctgtttttattttggataGATGCTCTTATTAAACCAGCTGACACTAGGGGAAAAATGTAAAACTTGCATgggaaagcaaatatatttttgtgtagcACCAGAGTCTATCAGCCAGCAGATACACCGGGGTACTTCGATGGACACGTGTGGCCTATgtatctgaaatataaaaatgaattggAAGAGAATGCAAGTAATGTTGGTATGGTATCCTTAATTTTAAACTTATAAAATGCTTAAGTGTGGCACTCTTGCAGCTGTTGTTGGGTTGCGGGTTTTTTTGTATGGAACACagttttcttcaaatatttttttggcaCTTGGGCATTAGTTTTGGAccttttgttggtttatttttcaagtCTGTagcggtttgggtttttttttttttaataataaaaattatgaagttAGAAATGTTCTGATCACTAATTAAGTCCATTTAACAAGCTAGTTTTTGTGCgcatgtgtgcatatgtgtgtatggcTAAATAGGAAGCTTCTGAGACGACAGCTAATGCTCTGGCAGAATTattcagaacagaattaaaacacTGGTTGAAGTCCTATAATATGCTGAAGATACTTCCTAGGTGCTTGTACACACTACAGTCACCACTCTTGCATGACAAGTGTCAACGCTGAGCCAGCTGATGGGGCGCTGCTGTGAGCTTGTGTGATGTTCTTGAGCTTGTTCAAGAGCTTGTGCAGCTCTTGGACTGCCTACTTCTGGAGTGGGGGCCAGAGGAAAGAGAAGTCAGGTGGCTGCTTCATCAGCATGAAGACTAGGGCACCGCTTCTTGCTGTGCAGTGAGAATGGGAACCGCAGTGCCCCTCCTTGACTTGCTCAAACCCTGAAGCTGAGGAAGAACCTGAGGTCTTCCATTGCATATGAACCTTTCTGCTGAATTATTCAATTTCTTTACTGTCCTAATGTTGTCACCACTACCCTTATGGAGACTTTTATACcacaaaaatttttaaattaattcttaaCTAGAATACTTTTCCAttatgttattttttgtttataacaTGTTAAAACCatatgtttatgtttttatataaattatattaaattaatattatataaaattaattaagaaaattaaaataaattaataaataattaaataaaaattaatttattaattaaaattaataaaataaattataaaattaatttgggaaagaagaaaagggaggtactggttttgctttttactttttcatctcttcttaTTGCACCTAAGGAATACTGAAAACTTTGCCAATTGCTATTACAGATAACTGGCATAGAactcatgaaaacattttcttttgtctttcttagTTTATTTGGATGGAACTAAATCCCAAGAGGAGCTTTTATCCTGTGTGTATAGTGATAtaatacaggaattaaaaaagctgaaggaaggaAGTAAGTAATTTTACTGGAAATTGAATCTGCTTATCCCATTCCAAGTTAACAAGAAGCTAATCCTTTTATATGAAAACACTGCAAGGATTATATAGATCTGTATCtccacatatatatgtattacaGTCCTTATACGTGTTTGCCCATTATTCTAAGTCATCATAAGGTATAGCTTTAAGTTCCTTGAAATTGGATGTTCTGAAATAATAGGTGAATCCACGGTTATctaatgataaaataaatttaaaaaaagataatagaaGGAGTATGGGACAAAACATCAATGAAAGCAGACATGGTGGTGGTATTAGTTTCTAACATATAACAATGTCATGTGCAAACAGAGAAATGACACTACAGGTTAAATGTGTACTTTTTATTTTAGATCAGCAGGTCTCAGCATGATAATGTAGGAAGCCTGGGTTCCATTTGATGTGAATTGAAAACCCCAAGACTGTCACACTTGGTGAGCCAACCAAGCAGATGTTATGTGTACGTCCATAATACTAGTTCATACAACACAAGTGGATTTGTAGCAACTATTAACTCTGTAAGCCTCAGATATTGTTGAGTAGTATCAACAGTGCATTATTATTTAGAATTTCTTCAATCAGTCATGCTTTGGCTGATATCTAAATCTGACTGAatgcatacattttaaagaatataaacatatttttgtgtACAAACCTGAACTATAAAGATGCAGTTCTGTGGGATTAATAAGCATATTTGAACATGGATGAATGCAATTTGAAATGTTCATATAGGAATGACAGTGATTATCTCTAATATTTTTACGAGCTTCTAATCACTGATAAAGATGGTTAGAGGAACTAGCTATACACTGTGGCAATCATAAGTTTAAGATTGTATAAGCTGTTACACTGCTTATTCAGTAACTGAAGCTGTTAGTGAACACATAACTAACTAACTTAGACTTGCTAAATACCTCTGTGGtgtttttcaagtaatttttatGTTGTGTATTTTTTGGAGCAGTTGGgaatggatatttaaaaaaacccaaacaaacctgaaGAGAAGTCGGGTTGTTGGAAAAGGGTGTGGGAATAATATGTTGGAGAGAATGCAGATGCATTGCTAGCAAGATTAAGTGCATGTATTGTGCAAAGATTGATTATTGGGATGGCATAGAGTactagaaaataaatgcatgcttcagagaggaagaaggaagaaataatttttgttaattttcataGCTCAGGTTGAAATTATACTCATTAAAGTGTTAGGAAAGCAGGTATGCTAAATGTGTGTTAAAACTTTGTTATAggatttgtgtatatatatttagataAACTAGGAAACTGGGAAATTGAATCATCTTCAGTTGCTGAAAAAGTAATGTACTAACTCTTACACTTTCTATACAATCTCTTACATTTTTATCAGCCAGAATAAAAATCAAGCTACagacatgaaaaacaaaggaTGGACTATATTACTTACTGTGTGTCAGCTGAACTGATCATGGTGATTGAAATGTAATGCTTTACTGTTAACAGTGTTAAGAGTCCTAAACCTGTATAGAAGAAACAGGTCTTAAACGGATTAGAGCTGTGTAAAGCTGTGTTTAAGACAAAGTAATTACAAAtactattttgttttgcaaaactgtattattttgcagtaaaaataCTTCAAGTTGCATTTGCTCAAATGCAGTGATGGACTGTCTGACTTTACactgtagttttgtttttattttgctttggaagGGATGCAGCTGTAACAGATGAGGTAATACTTGGATGGTTGTGGTGAGTTATCTTCGCTAGCCACCATGTGCCCATCAAGCTGCTCTattactccccctcctcaactggacagggggtgaaaatatgatgaaaggctcgcaagttgagataaggacagagagatcactcagcaattactgtcacaggcaaaacagacttggcttggggaatttaatttaatttattgccaattaacaccAGAGTAGGGTAACAAGAAATGAGAACAAATCttaaaccaccttccccccacccctcccttcttcctgggctcaacttcactcttgGCTTCTCTACCTCTTTGCCCCTGAGCAGTGCAAAGGAACGGGCAattgggggttgcagtcagttcatcacatgttgtttctgccactccttcctcctcacactcttcccctgctccaacgtggggtcctacccatgggagacagtcctccactaacttctccaacatgggtccttctcacgtgctgcagtccttcagggacagactgctccagtCTGGGTCTCCCATGgtgtcacaagtcctgccaggaaactgctcctgcatgggctttccatggggtcacagcctccttcggggcacatccacctgctctagTGTGCGGTCCTCCACGGGCTtaagggtggatatctgctccactgtggacctctgtgggcagcagggggacaacctgcttcaccatgtgTAGGGCGTAAGAAGACTTTGTTACAGTAACCCAGGACAGTTCGCCTCCCCCATCCAAGTATGTAGAGTCCCAAGCACGTTTTATCTCCTTGTTATGATAACCTGGGGTAGTTCTTCACTCCCCCTGCAGCTGCACATACCCCTGCACAGGTGCCAACGTGATGGCCAGCTGTGGATCTTGGAATCTGGACAGCAGCACCTGCATTACATCAGCAACTTTGCTAATGAGCAAAACAGGATGTTGCATATGTATGTTAATCTGCCTACGTTTTATTATCCACCCCTGTGGTGCTTTCCTTTGCGCTTCACTCTCGAGCACGGTTCCACTGCGTCGGGTCCCCATTTGATTAGCATTGGTGTCCCACCATGGGGCTCCCACCATGATAATGCTATGCCTTCCGTAAAGCCAAAGCTTTCACTTGCTGTGTGTTGTGCCTTGTCCCTGAGGGATCCACACCT encodes:
- the NMRK1 gene encoding nicotinamide riboside kinase 1 isoform X1 — encoded protein: MAAGRGKEGVGGPAPLPPGRAPGSDSPDPTPKRSTCYQAPRPAPTSRGREKEELRRKETMKVLVIGLGGVTNGGKTTLAEKLKKMLPNCHIISQDDFFKPESEVETDERGFKLYDVLDALYMDEMVKTIRNWMKCPASSGVVTEEPQNTCDNLKNTEDVYILIVEGFLLYNYEPLNELWNRRYFLTLPYKECKRRRSTRVYQPADTPGYFDGHVWPMYLKYKNELEENASNVVYLDGTKSQEELLSCVYSDIIQELKKLKEGNQQVSA
- the NMRK1 gene encoding nicotinamide riboside kinase 1 isoform X2, with product MKVLVIGLGGVTNGGKTTLAEKLKKMLPNCHIISQDDFFKPESEVETDERGFKLYDVLDALYMDEMVKTIRNWMKCPASSGVVTEEPQNTCDNLKNTEDVYILIVEGFLLYNYEPLNELWNRRYFLTLPYKECKRRRSTRVYQPADTPGYFDGHVWPMYLKYKNELEENASNVVYLDGTKSQEELLSCVYSDIIQELKKLKEGNQQVSA